GCCCAGTCGGGATCGATGCCGGCGGTGAGTTCGGCCGCCGCGAGGCTGAGGCGGGCGAAGCGCAGGTCGTTGTCGCCGAAATCACCCTGCTGGTCGCCGTAGGGCGTGCCGTCGCGCTCGTAGAGGTCGGGGCTGAGCAGGACATAGATCCGCAGGCCGTCAACCGTCTCGGCGAGGCCGAGGTCGCAGGCCGGGACGCCCGCGAAGCCCTCAAGGCGGGCGATGACCGGGATCTCGGGGAACGCCGCGCGGACCTGCCGGTAACCGGGGATCAGCACGCGGATGTCGTAATGCGGTACCAGGGCCCGGGGCAGGGCGGCCGAGACCTCGCCGAGACCGCCGGTCTTCACGAAATCCGCCATCTCGGGCGTTGCGTAGAGGATGCGGCGGCGCAGGGAGGCGGGACGGGCCGGAACCGATACGGGAACGCCGCCGTCCTCTTCGCCGGACGACCAATCGGCGAAGGAACCACCACGGCGCGCATCGAGCATCAGCATTGATCCTGGCCGGGCGGAATGCCCCGGTCTGGCAGACGATCGGCCAGGCACGGCTGTCGCGATCTCAACCACGGCTAATGCTCCTCTGCCGCGACGGTTCCGCTGCGACGCACAAAATACGCCACCGTGGGCATTAAGCGTCACTTACCTATGTCGCATCGCAGCAGAAAATCGCGACGGAGCGGCGGTATTCGGCTCTTGAAGGCGCCTCTTCAGCCGGGGAAGTCGCCCACCGGACACGCCGGACGGGGCCTGACCGCCGATTCCCGGCAGATGGGCGGCGCGCACCGGACACTGATTCGGTGTCCGGTCTGACGGGTGCTGAAGCCGGGAGCGGGCTCCGCTCACCCGTCGCGGCGCAGGATCACCCCCTCGGCGGCGCCCAGCGCCAGGGCCAGGCCGGCCGTCTCGCCCCCGCGCCCGGCACGGGTCGAGAGCAGCACGGTCCAGCCGCCCTCGGGAAGCGGCAGATCCTGCGACGCCGCGCCGAAATTCAGGAGCACGCGCAGGACGGCCCCGTCGGCGAAGCGCTCGTAGGCGAACACCTCGGCGATCCCCAGCGGCACCGCCCGATAGCCGCCCACGGCGAGCGCCGGGTGGCCGCGGCGCAGGCCGAGCAGCCGCCGGTGCAGGGTGAGCATCGAGCCCGGGTCCGAGCGCTGGCTCTCGACGTTGCGGGTCGCCCAGTCCTCCGCCAGCGGCAGCCAGGGCTCGGCCGTGGAGAAGCCCGCCTGCGGGCTGTCGTCCCACTGCATCGGCGTGCGCTCCGGATCGCGGCCGTGCCCGGGCTCGTTGTGCTCCCACGGGTCGCGGGCGCGCTCCGGCGGGATCGGCACGTGGCCGAGCCCGATCTCGTCGCCGTAATAGAGGGTTGGCGTGCCCCGCAGGGTCAGGAGCAGCATCGCGGCGATGCGGGCCTGATCGGCCCCGACGCGGGCGGCGATGCGCGGCTGGTCGTGGTTGCCGAGCACCCAGTTCGGCCAGCCGCCCTCGGGCAGGGCCGCCTCGTACTGCGCCACGAGGTCGGCCACGGTCTCGGCCCGCCACGGGGTCTGGATCAGCTGGAAATTGAACGGCAGGTCGGCACCCGTCAGGTCCGGACCGTAATAGGCGACCAGCCGCTCCACCGGCAGGTAGATCTCGCCGATCAGCACCCGCTCGCCGTAACCGCGCAGCACATCCCGCATCCCGGCGATCACGTCGAACACCTCCGGGCGGTCGGCGGAGTAGACCTGGGTGAAGCGGTTGATCTCGGGCGCGCCCGGCACGTAGTCGGGATTGGCCGGGTTGTCGCGGAAACCCGCATCCTTCATCAGGTGCCAGATCACGTCGACCCGGAACCCGTCGACCCCGCGCTCCAGCCAGAAGCGGAGCACGTCGTGCATGGCCGCCCGCACCGCAGGGTTGCGCCAGTTCAGGTCCGGCTGCTCGGCCAGGAAGGCGTGGTAGTAGTACTGGCCGGTGGTCGCGTCGAAGGTCCAGGCCGGGCCGCCGAAATTCGACAGCCAGTTGTTGGGCGGACCGCCATCGGGGCCGGGATCGCGCCAGATGTACCAGTCCCGCTTCGGGCTCGTGCGCGACGACCGGCTCTCCGCGAACCACGGATGCGCGATCGAGGAATGGTTCGGCACGAAGTCGAGGATCACCTTCAGCTTGCGCCGGTGAGCCTCGGCGATCAGCGCGTCGAAATCGGCCAGCGTGCCGAACAGCGGGTCGATCCCGCAGTAATCGGCCACGTCGTAGCCGAAATCCGCCATGGGCGAGGGGTAGACCGGCGAGATCCACACGGCGTCGACCCCGAGCCAGGCCAGGTAATCCAGGCGCGCCGTGATCCCCGGCAGATCGCCGACACCGTCGCCATTCGTGTCCTGAAAGGAACGGGGGTAGACTTGGTAGACGGTCCCGCGCTTCCACCAGACGGTGTCGGTCATGCTGCGCCTCTCGCGTTGTCGGCCCAGAGTTAACGGCAGAGCCGCGCGCCCGCGACCGGCGGCAGATGCGGCCCGGGCCTATCCGGCGCGTGTGACTGGAATGTCACGACGGCGCGCCATATGTGCGGCTGCGTGCCCGTGCGCTCCGCCGGGGCGGCGCTGCCACGACTTCGCCGGAAGCCGACCGCACAGTCGGACGCTTCGGGGCACGGATCGCCGGCCGTTCATGCGGCGGCAATCCATCAAGAGAGATAATCCGCCCACGATCCCCCCGGCGCCAGAATCCGGGGACTGACTTTTGGGGGACCCGCACGTGTTGAACGATGTTCTGATCCGACCCGCGCCACAGGACGCCTCGCGCGACGAGCGCGCTTCGGAGGCGCCGGCGCCTGCTCCTTGGACCGTCCCGGCGCTCTCCGCAAGCGGCGATGCCGTGGTCGATCTGCGCGAGGCGATCCGCGCCAAGCTCACCTTCGCGCTGGGCCGCACGCCCGAGACCGCCCGCCCGCGCGACTGGTTCGCCGCGACCGCGCTGGCCCTGCGCGAGCGTGTCGTGGCGGCGGCGCTGGCCTCGGAGCGCGGCGTGCCGAACAAGCGCGTCTACTACCTGTCGCTGGAATTCCTGATCGGCCGGCTGATGTCGGACGCGCTGAACAATCTCGGCCTCACCGAGACCACTCGGGCGGCGCTGCGGGAACTCGGCGTCGATCTCGACGCGGTGCAGGATGCCGAACCCGACGCGGCGCTCGGCAATGGCGGCCTCGGGCGGCTCGCCGCCTGCTTCATGGAGAGCATGGCCAGCATCGGCATCCCGGCCATGGGCTACGGCATCCGCTACGACCACGGCCTGTTCCGCCAGTCCTTCGAGGACGGCTGGCAGCGCGAGGCGCCGGAGACTTGGCTGGCCGAGGGCAACCCCTGGGAATTCGCCCGGCCCGAGGCGACCTATACGATCGGCTTCGGCGGCACCGTCACGCTGTCCTCGCCGGAGGAGGGGGTGATCCGGCGCCACTGGCAGCCGGCCGAGACCGTGCGGGCGGTGGCCCACGACGTGCCGGTGGTCGGCTGGCGCGGGCGCCACGTCAACGGCCTGCGCCTGTGGAAGGCCGAGGCCGGCGAGCCGATCGACCTCGCCCGCTTCAACGGCGGCGACCATGTCGGGGCGGTCGCGGCGCGGATGCGCGCCGAGGCGATCTCGCGGGTGCTCTATCCGAGCGATTCCTCGGCCGAGGGCCAGGAGCTACGCCTGCGCCAGGAATACTTCTTCACCGCGGCCTCCATCCAGGATCTGGTGGCCCGCCACGTGGCCGAGCGCGGCGACGTCCGGTCCCTGCCCGACCACGCGGCGATCCAGCTCAACGACACGCATCCGGCGATCGCGGTGCCGGAGTTGATGCGCGTCCTGCTGGACGTCTACGGCCTCTCCTGGGAGGATGCGTGGCACGTCGCCACCCACACCCTGCACTACACGAACCACACCCTCCTGCCCGAGGCGCTGGAGACCTGGCCGGTGGAGCTGATGGAGCGGCTGCTGCCGCGCCACATGCAGATCATCTACCTGATCAACTGGATGCACCTGGAGGAGCAGGCCAAGCACGGCCGTCAGGACGCCGCCTACCTGGCCTCGATCTCGCTGATCGACGAGTCACACGGACGGCGGGTGCGGATGGGGCATCTCGCCTTCCACGGCGCGCGCCGGGTCAACGGCGTCTCGGCCCTGCACACCGACCTGATGCGCTCCACGGTCTTCTCCGACCTGCACGCGCTGGATCCCGACAAGATCGTCAACAAGACCAACGGCATCACCTTCCGCCGCTGGTTCCACAACGCCAATCCCGGCCTCACCCGGCTCGCCGTGGAGACGGTGGGGGCGGGCGTGCTCGACGATCCCGAGCTGCTCCGGGGCCTCGAGGCCCACGCGCAGGATCCGGCCTTCGTAGCGTGCTACGCGGCGGTGCGCCGGGAGCGCAAGGAGGCGCTCGCCGCCCTCATCGCCGAGCGCACCGGCATCGATGTCGATCCGGACGCGCTGTTCGACGTCCAGGTCAAGCGCATCCACGAGTACAAGCGCCAGCTCCTCAACGTGATCGAGACCGTGGCGCTCTACCAGGCGATCAAGGCCGAGCCGCACCGGGACTGGACGCCCCGGGTGAAGATCTTCGCCGGCAAGGCGGCACCGAGCTACGTCCGGGCCAAGCTGATCATCAAGCTCGCCTGCGACGTCGCCAAGGCGGTCAACGACGATCCCGAGGTCGCGGGCCGGCTGAAGGTGGTGTTCCTGCCGAACTACTCGGTGAGCCTCGCCGAGGCGATCATCCCGGCCGCGGACCTGTCCGAGCAGATCTCCACCGCCGGCATGGAGGCCTCGGGCACCGGCAACATGAAGTTCGCCCTCAACGGCGCGCTCACGGTGGGCACCCTCGACGGCGCCAACATCGAGATCCGCGACCATGTCGGGGCGGACAACATCTTCATCTTCGGACTCGAGGCCGATGGGGTCCGCGCCCGCCGGCCGAGCCCGACTACGCGGCCAAGGCGATCCAGGCCTCCCCGCGTCTCGCCGCGGCCCTCGACATGATCGCCTCGGGGCGGTTCTCGCCGGAGGAGCCGGGCCGGTTCCGGCCGCTCACCGACGACCTGCGCCAGCACGACCAGTACCTGCTGACCGCCGATTTCGGCGATTACTGGCGGGTCCAGCGGTCGATCGACGCCGCGTGGCGCGATCCGCGCGGCTGGTGGGCGAAGGCGATCCGCAACACCGCCCGGATGGCGTGGTTCTCCTCCGACCGGGCGATGCGCGAATACGCCGAGGAGATCTGGCGGGTCCGGCTGGGCTGAGCGTCCCGGGGCGCGCGGGGGCCCGCCCCCGTCAGCGCCCCCTGAGCCGCAGCCCCGCGCGGCGCAGAGCGCGCCGGAGCCGGTGGCGCAGGAGCGCGGCGCGCGCGGCGAGCCCGAGCCTGCGCCGGCAGAACACGTGCGACACGCGCCCGAGCCGCGGCCCCCGGTCGGGCTCGCCCTTGCGCAGGGCGATGTCCGGCAGGTCCGCCGACTGCGCGACCCGGAGGGACCGGGCCGCCGGGAACCTGACGCTGCGGAAGACCGAGCGCGTGTAATAGGAGAACGCGTCGTAGGCGAGGATCGCGCGCGCCCGTCCGGTCGCCGGATCCTCGACCGTCAGCGTGCCCATCTGCGGCCCGTAGGTCACGAGCAGGCCGATCACGTCCCGGGGGCGCCCGAGCGGGATCTCCGCGCGGCCCTCCTCCGGAACCTCCAGGAAGTGCAGCGGGATGCCGTTGCGCCGCAATTCGAACCCGCAGGTCAGGCCGGGGAGGGTGCGCAGGGGCAGGGCTTCGAACCGGCCGGGCAGCCAGCGGAACCGGTCGATATAGGCGCGGCCCGGGGGCGGTGCGCGCAGGAAGCTGTAGACCAGGGTGCCGTAGAGCTCGGCCCCGGCCGGCGTGACGTGTGTGCCGTCCTTCAGGAGATAGGTGATGTCCCCCGCCCCCGCCGCCGCCACCGGGGCGGCGATGTCGAGGGACGGGATCCCGTAGAGGGCGCGGTACTCCGCGAGCAGGCCGGCGACGGGCTCGGCCCGGTAATCGACGCCGCCCTGGTGGAGATTGAGGAAGGCGACGGGCAGGCCGCGCCGGGCGGTCGCCGCGAGGATGTCGTCGAGATAGGCCCGCATCGTCGCGCCGTCGAAGTAGCGGACGTTGCCGGTGAACAGTTCGAGGAGGACGTGGTCGCAGGGCGTCGCGTCCAGGATCTCGTCGATCAGGCAGGCGAGGGTGGGCAGCGAGTGGCCGCCCCAGCCGCAGCGCAGGTACGTGACCGGCCGCCCCTCGGCTTCGGCCAGGGCATTGGCCCGCTCGACATAGCCCGGCAGTTCCGTGACGCTGTAGCCGAGACAGAGAACGCGGAACATCGGGACGCGGGATCCGCTCGGCTCACGGTCGGGGTGGATGTCCGGGCGCGGGTATCAGCCGATCCCGCCCGCGTCGAGGCGGAACTGCCGGCAGGCCGTGCGCCGTCGTGACCGTCAGTCGAGCACGATCGGGTAGCAGCGCGCCCCCACCGAGGCGGCGAGCACCTGCACGGCGCCCACTGTCGAGACGTCACCGGCCACGTGGACGACGTCGGTGGCGCGCAGGCTCGGCAGGTGGGCGGTGAGCGGGCCGGAGCGCACGTCCGGCGGCCGCTGGCGCCCGCGATCGGCGCAGAGCACGATCCGGGCGACGCCGGTGCGGCGCAGCCAGTCCAGGCTCTCGCGCATGTAGAGGTCGAGGGCGTCGCGGGCGCCGACCGCCAGCGCCACCTCGCGGGCGGGCTCGACGTAGCGGGCCGCCCGGGCGATCGCCCAGATCGGGCCGAAGCCGGCGCCGGCCGCCACCAGCACGAGGCGTCCGCCCCCGGGGCGGTACTGCCCCCGGCCCACGGGACCCTTCAGCCGTACGGGCTGGTCGAGCCGGATCGCGTCGACTGGGTCGCCCTCAGGGTCGCGGGGGATGTGGAACACCGCCTCGTTGATCTCGGCCGCACCGTCGACCCGCAGGGTCGGGGACAGGGTCATGGCGGGCATGCCCGCGAAGGTCACGAGGGCCTGGTGGCCGGGCTCGCCGGTCGGGCGCTTGGTCAGGGTCGCCACGACCTCGACGATGCCGGGGCTGAGCCGGCGGATCTCGGTGACCGTGCCCCTGCGGAGGGTGACGGGCGCCGCCGCAGCCTCCTCCTGGCCCGGGATCGGGGCGCCGGGCAGGGCGGGCCGCAGGGCTTCGGCACGGGCGCGGCGGGCGGGCGGCCGGCGGCCGGAGGGCGCCACGGCCCCCTGGCCGGCGAGCAGCGTGCCGTGCAGCGGCGGGAGCGGCGCGATCATGCCCTCGGCGAGCGCCGCCTCCAGCGGCGTATCGCCGGTCGAGACGCGCACCGACCGGCCGTTGACGACGAGCGAGCAGCGCGCCCCCATGGCTCTCCCCCGCATGCCCTGGTGACGGATCAGCGGGCGCGGATCAGGAGCGTGTCGACGAGGGCCGCCCAGCGCTCCCGGGTCGCGCGGACATCGTCGGTCGGGGCGGAATCCGTGAGGAGCTGGCGCTGCGCCCGCAGCGCCTCGACCTCCTGCCGCTGGGCGCGGAGCACGGCCTTCATCACCTGCAGCTCGGTCTCGAGCCGGGCGATCTCGTCGGCCGCGTCGGCGTCGGCCAAGAGGTCGTCGGCATAATCCTCGACGGCCTCGTCGGAGGGGCGCGCCCCGCGGCCGGGCAAGGGCAGCCGGGTCCGGGCCTGCTGCTCTAGCCGCACCGGCCGGGCCATCAGGCGGCGCACGAGGTCAGAGCTGCCTGCCTGCTGATAACGCCGTGCCGCCTCGGCCATCCGACCCATCCCCTGCGCGGGCGCTGAAAGGCCCATCCGTCAACAGGAGCTTGATCGGACATGGTTAAGGGGGCCTTAAACCGATCGCGTCTCACGCCGCTTCCGCGGCTGCCTGCTGCATCACCCGGGCGACGAGCGCGTAGGTCTCGGTCCAGGCCTCCCGCACCTCCGGGGTGAAATCCGGGCCCAGGCCCTGCTCCAGGGTCCACAGCAGGGCGGCGCCCACCGGCTCGTAATGGGCCGCCTGCGTGCCGTAGGCCACGTGCTTGCGCCCGAGGTCCTGGAGCGCCGGGACCACGGTCCCCGGATGGGCGAGATTCGCCACCGCCAGTCCCAGCATGGCCATCAGCTTCTGCTTCTGCTCGGCCATGTCCTCGGGGAAGAGCGCGCGGACCTGTGGGGCGATCTCGAACAGGCGCCCGTAGAACAGATCGGCCGCCGTCCCGGCGATCGGCCGCACCTTCGCGAAGCTGTCCTGCACGCGCTTGATCTGTTCGGGCGTCATCGCATCCCCTGCCGCCGGGTTAATCTTTGGTCGGCAGTATACCTGATTCTCCGGTCCGGAACGAACCTCAGGCCGCTTCCGGGGCCGCTCCGACGATCTGCCGGGCCTGCAGCAGGGTCATGGGCTCGCCGAAGGCGGGACCCAGCGCGTATTCGCAGCCGAGCCCGGCCAGCGCCTGGGCGTCGGCTTCCGATTCGCAGCCCTCCGCCACGATGGCGAGGTTCAATTCGCTCGCCATGCGGACGATCGAGCGCAGGATCGCGGTCTGGCCGGTGCCGATCTGGCGCACGAAGGTCGCGTCGACCTTGATCGTGTCGAACGGGAAGCGCTGGAGATAGGAGAGCGCCGAGTAGCCGGTGCCGAAATCCGACAGGCACAGGCCGGCGCCGAGGTCGTGGATCCGCGCCAGCATCTGGGCCGCGTATTCCGGGTTCTCCATCACGAGGCTCTCGCTGAATTCCAGCTTGAGCGAGCCGGGCAGGGCCCCGGAACGGGCCAGCACGGTCTTCACGTCGTGCAGGAGGTCGTGGCGCAGGAGCTGGCGCGAGGACAGGTTGCAGGCCGCGAAGATCGGCGGCTCGACCTCCAGGGAGCGCTGCCACGCCGCGAGTTCGAGGGCGGTGCGCTCCAGGGCGAAGATGCCGAGATTGACGATGAAGCCGCTCTCCTCGGCAAGCGGCAGGAAGGTCGAGGCGGGGATGCGCCCGAGCTTCGGGTGGTCCCAGCGCAGCACCGTCTCGAAGCCCGCCACGGTGCGGTCCTCGAGCCGCACCACCGGCAGGAACAGGACGCGCATCTCGTTGCGCTCGATCGCCTTGCGCAGGTCGCTCTCCAGCATCATCCGGTCCGAGCGGTCGGTGCGCATATGGGCCCGGAACACCTCGATCCGGTCGCCGCCGTTGCGCTTGGCCTGGATCATGGCGATCTCGGCGCTCTTGAACACCTCGTCGCGCTTGAGGTTGGCCCCCGCCTCGTGGAGGGCGAGGCCGATCGAGACGGTGAGGAAGATCTCCCGGTCCGCGTAGGTGATCGGGGTCGCGATCGCCCGGCGGATCATCTCGGCGAAGGCCAGGATCCGGTCGGGGTCGCGCTCGGAGAGCAGGATGACGGCGAACTCGTCGCCGGCGACCCGGGCGAGGGTATCCTGCGGCCGCAGCAGGCGGCCGAGCCGGCGCGAGAGGGTCAGCAGGATCGAATCGCCCGCCGACAGGCCGATCGCGTCGTTGATGCCCTTGAACCGGTCGACGTCGAGCGCGATCACGGTGGGCTTGAGGCGCGGGTCCTGGCCGGCGAAGGCCAGAGCCGCGTCGAGACGGTCGCCGAACAATTCCCGGTTGGGCAGGCCGGTGAGGCTGTCGTGGACGGCGTCGTGGAGCAGGCGCTCCTCCGCGGTCTTGATCTCGGTGACGTCCGCGATGGTGCCGACCACCCGGATCACCTCGCCGTCGGCGCCGATCACCGGCCGCGCCTTCAGCCGGTACCAGAAGAAGCTGCCGGCGGCCGAGCGCAGGCGGAAATCGTGGACGATGCGGCCGCGCCGCTCCTCGATCACCGTGTCGAGGGCCGCCGAGTAGCGCTCCACGTCGAACGGGTGCAGCGCCCCGAGCCAGTTGGTCGCCGGCCCCTCCAGGGTCCCGCGGGCGAGGCCGAGCTGGCCCTCGATCTCCGGACCGACGAAGACCCGGTCGGCCGGCACGTCCCAGTCGAACACCACGTCGCCCGCGCCGGTGAGCGCCAGCGCCCGCCGCTCCGTGTCGGAGACCAGGGCGTGACTGAGGCCGCCCCCCGCGAAGGCGTGCTGGAGCACCGTGAAGCCGATCAGCATCACGATCAGCACGAGGCCGCCGATCAGCGCCGGCTGCACGAGGTCGCTGCCGATCTGGCCGGTGACCGCGAAGCCCGCCGCCGTCACCCAGACCACCAGCAGCAGCCAGGTTGGCACCAGCAGGATCGCGCGGTCGTAGCCGTTATGGGCGGCGAGGTAGAGGATCAGCAGCAGGCCGATCCCAGCCACCGCGGCGATTGAGATCCGCGCCACACCCGCCGCAACCGGCGGGTCGAACACCGCGAGCCCCACGAGGCCCGCCAGGAAGGCGAGCCAGAAGAACGCCACGTGGCTGTAGCGTACATGCCAGCGGGCGAGGTTGAGATAGGCGAACAGGAAGACCAACAGCGTCGCCCCGAGCACCGCCTCGGCGGAGGCGCGGTAGACCCGCTCGGCCAGTTCCGTGACCGGGAAGACCCGCTGCAGGAAGCCGAAATCGATGCAGGCATAGGCGAGCACCGACCACGCCAGCGCCGCGGCGGCGGGGAAGATGATCGCGCCCTTGACCACGAACACGATGGTCAGGAACAGCGCCAGCAGGCCGCTGATGCCGATGATGATGCCCTTGTAGAGGGTCAGGCCGGCGGCCTTCCGCCGGTAGGCGTCCTGGTCCCAGAGATGGAGCTGGGGGACGTTGGAGCCGCGCAGCTCGGCCACGTAGGTGACCGTCGTGCCGGGATCGAGCGTGATGGTGAACTGGTCGGCTTCCGGGTTCTCGTCGCGTTCCGGGCGGATGCCCTGGCTCGCCGTGATGGCGGCGATGCGCGAGCCGCCGAGATCGGGCCAGATCACCCCGGAATCGACCAGCCGGAAATGCGGCGCGACCAGGATACGGTCGATCTGCTCATCGGTGTCGTTGGTGAGCGCGAACACGATCCAGTCGGGCCGGGCGCCGGCGTCGCGCGCCTTGACGACGATGCGGCGGACGATGCCGTCCTTGCCGGGCGCCGTGGAGATCTGGATCAGGTCGCCGTCCGAGCGGTAGCGTTCGATCGCGGTGGTCAGATCGATCACCGGCGCGTCGAGGGTGACGCGCACCGCCTCTACGGCCCGGGCCGGCCCACCCAGCGCGAGGGAACCGACGAGGCCGCCGACCAGGGTCAGGAGGAGGGCGAGGATGCGCAAGGGTATCGTGACTTCCGGCCGTACGAGAAGCGGCATCGGCCGCCCGTGCGGCCTCGATCGATAGGCGTGGGCCCGACCCGGGGCAAGCGCGCTCCGGGGCCGGTCCACCGCCCGCGGATCGCGCCCCTTTGCGGCCAAATCAAGTTGGGTGGGGCAGGGGCAGCCATTCCACCGCCCTCTCGGTCATCGCGAGGGCAGCGAAGTCGGCGCGGCCGTCTCAGGCCGCCCGGAGCGCGCCCGCGACTCTGTCGAGGCTCGGCAGCTTGCGGATCGGGCCGATCGCCGCCAGCGTCGGCGTCCCCCGCAGCATCGCGGCCGCCGCGGCGCGGACGTCCT
This window of the Methylobacterium tardum genome carries:
- a CDS encoding alpha-amylase family glycosyl hydrolase, with translation MTDTVWWKRGTVYQVYPRSFQDTNGDGVGDLPGITARLDYLAWLGVDAVWISPVYPSPMADFGYDVADYCGIDPLFGTLADFDALIAEAHRRKLKVILDFVPNHSSIAHPWFAESRSSRTSPKRDWYIWRDPGPDGGPPNNWLSNFGGPAWTFDATTGQYYYHAFLAEQPDLNWRNPAVRAAMHDVLRFWLERGVDGFRVDVIWHLMKDAGFRDNPANPDYVPGAPEINRFTQVYSADRPEVFDVIAGMRDVLRGYGERVLIGEIYLPVERLVAYYGPDLTGADLPFNFQLIQTPWRAETVADLVAQYEAALPEGGWPNWVLGNHDQPRIAARVGADQARIAAMLLLTLRGTPTLYYGDEIGLGHVPIPPERARDPWEHNEPGHGRDPERTPMQWDDSPQAGFSTAEPWLPLAEDWATRNVESQRSDPGSMLTLHRRLLGLRRGHPALAVGGYRAVPLGIAEVFAYERFADGAVLRVLLNFGAASQDLPLPEGGWTVLLSTRAGRGGETAGLALALGAAEGVILRRDG
- a CDS encoding ferredoxin--NAD(+) reductase, encoding MGARCSLVVNGRSVRVSTGDTPLEAALAEGMIAPLPPLHGTLLAGQGAVAPSGRRPPARRARAEALRPALPGAPIPGQEEAAAAPVTLRRGTVTEIRRLSPGIVEVVATLTKRPTGEPGHQALVTFAGMPAMTLSPTLRVDGAAEINEAVFHIPRDPEGDPVDAIRLDQPVRLKGPVGRGQYRPGGGRLVLVAAGAGFGPIWAIARAARYVEPAREVALAVGARDALDLYMRESLDWLRRTGVARIVLCADRGRQRPPDVRSGPLTAHLPSLRATDVVHVAGDVSTVGAVQVLAASVGARCYPIVLD
- a CDS encoding SGNH/GDSL hydrolase family protein, giving the protein MFRVLCLGYSVTELPGYVERANALAEAEGRPVTYLRCGWGGHSLPTLACLIDEILDATPCDHVLLELFTGNVRYFDGATMRAYLDDILAATARRGLPVAFLNLHQGGVDYRAEPVAGLLAEYRALYGIPSLDIAAPVAAAGAGDITYLLKDGTHVTPAGAELYGTLVYSFLRAPPPGRAYIDRFRWLPGRFEALPLRTLPGLTCGFELRRNGIPLHFLEVPEEGRAEIPLGRPRDVIGLLVTYGPQMGTLTVEDPATGRARAILAYDAFSYYTRSVFRSVRFPAARSLRVAQSADLPDIALRKGEPDRGPRLGRVSHVFCRRRLGLAARAALLRHRLRRALRRAGLRLRGR
- a CDS encoding globin family protein, whose amino-acid sequence is MTPEQIKRVQDSFAKVRPIAGTAADLFYGRLFEIAPQVRALFPEDMAEQKQKLMAMLGLAVANLAHPGTVVPALQDLGRKHVAYGTQAAHYEPVGAALLWTLEQGLGPDFTPEVREAWTETYALVARVMQQAAAEAA
- a CDS encoding EAL domain-containing protein, whose translation is MPLLVRPEVTIPLRILALLLTLVGGLVGSLALGGPARAVEAVRVTLDAPVIDLTTAIERYRSDGDLIQISTAPGKDGIVRRIVVKARDAGARPDWIVFALTNDTDEQIDRILVAPHFRLVDSGVIWPDLGGSRIAAITASQGIRPERDENPEADQFTITLDPGTTVTYVAELRGSNVPQLHLWDQDAYRRKAAGLTLYKGIIIGISGLLALFLTIVFVVKGAIIFPAAAALAWSVLAYACIDFGFLQRVFPVTELAERVYRASAEAVLGATLLVFLFAYLNLARWHVRYSHVAFFWLAFLAGLVGLAVFDPPVAAGVARISIAAVAGIGLLLILYLAAHNGYDRAILLVPTWLLLVVWVTAAGFAVTGQIGSDLVQPALIGGLVLIVMLIGFTVLQHAFAGGGLSHALVSDTERRALALTGAGDVVFDWDVPADRVFVGPEIEGQLGLARGTLEGPATNWLGALHPFDVERYSAALDTVIEERRGRIVHDFRLRSAAGSFFWYRLKARPVIGADGEVIRVVGTIADVTEIKTAEERLLHDAVHDSLTGLPNRELFGDRLDAALAFAGQDPRLKPTVIALDVDRFKGINDAIGLSAGDSILLTLSRRLGRLLRPQDTLARVAGDEFAVILLSERDPDRILAFAEMIRRAIATPITYADREIFLTVSIGLALHEAGANLKRDEVFKSAEIAMIQAKRNGGDRIEVFRAHMRTDRSDRMMLESDLRKAIERNEMRVLFLPVVRLEDRTVAGFETVLRWDHPKLGRIPASTFLPLAEESGFIVNLGIFALERTALELAAWQRSLEVEPPIFAACNLSSRQLLRHDLLHDVKTVLARSGALPGSLKLEFSESLVMENPEYAAQMLARIHDLGAGLCLSDFGTGYSALSYLQRFPFDTIKVDATFVRQIGTGQTAILRSIVRMASELNLAIVAEGCESEADAQALAGLGCEYALGPAFGEPMTLLQARQIVGAAPEAA